The following proteins are co-located in the Acidimicrobiales bacterium genome:
- a CDS encoding DUF302 domain-containing protein — protein sequence MTTPSPSTPRAIEIRVEMPMDEAEAAVREALAAEGFGVLTEIDVAATLRAKIGVERAPLKILGACNPTFAHQALELDPSASLVLPCNVVLEPDPEGGTKVSAVDPRSLMAGEQFAELAGAAAERIQAALDSLDG from the coding sequence ATGACCACACCATCACCGTCAACACCGCGAGCGATCGAGATTCGGGTCGAGATGCCCATGGACGAAGCCGAAGCCGCGGTCCGGGAGGCACTCGCGGCCGAGGGCTTCGGCGTGCTCACCGAGATCGACGTGGCGGCCACGCTTCGCGCCAAGATCGGCGTCGAGCGTGCACCGCTCAAGATCCTCGGCGCCTGCAACCCGACCTTCGCCCACCAGGCCCTCGAGCTCGACCCGTCGGCGAGTCTCGTGCTGCCGTGCAACGTCGTGCTCGAACCCGATCCCGAGGGTGGCACCAAGGTCTCGGCAGTCGATCCCCGTTCGCTGATGGCCGGCGAGCAGTTCGCCGAGCTGGCCGGCGCCGCCGCCGAGCGTATCCAGGCCGCGCTCGACTCGCTCGACGGTTAG
- a CDS encoding carboxymuconolactone decarboxylase family protein: MTTDHYTDVIDELKEPTRSLRQASPDVWAGFGELHKAAVSDGALPARVKELVALSIAVVKQCDGCIAYHAKAAARRGATPEEVAEVLGVALLMDGGTASVYGPRAWDAYREFAGPSDDSVRAEAG; the protein is encoded by the coding sequence ATGACCACAGACCACTACACCGATGTCATCGATGAGCTCAAGGAGCCCACTCGCTCGTTGCGGCAGGCCTCGCCCGATGTCTGGGCCGGGTTCGGGGAGCTCCACAAGGCGGCGGTGTCCGATGGAGCCCTTCCCGCTCGGGTGAAGGAGCTGGTGGCGCTGTCGATCGCGGTGGTGAAGCAGTGCGACGGCTGTATCGCCTACCACGCCAAGGCCGCTGCCCGTCGAGGGGCCACCCCCGAGGAGGTGGCCGAGGTGCTCGGCGTCGCCCTGCTCATGGACGGCGGCACCGCCTCGGTGTACGGCCCACGGGCCTGGGATGCCTACCGGGAGTTCGCCGGTCCGAGCGACGATTCGGTCCGGGCCGAGGCAGGATGA
- a CDS encoding LysR substrate-binding domain-containing protein codes for MDLTLRQLRMLREVAVRGTLAAAAASLGYTASAASQQIAALERATGQPVLERVGRGVQLTDAGHALAAHAEEVLGTIEHAQAALEAIGEEPTGTVRISTFESFASALMPEVVTRLAAEHPGVTLRSTQLDPDVSLEALLAGAIDIALVLDYPHAPSPRPRGAHRETVLTEPFRLAVPDHHPLTAPVDLTTLTDEVFIAGTAESSCRRCVVGACREAGFEPRVAHEIDNLPATLRLVAAGAGITLLPELALHDRPPGVRLLEITQPVQRSVEVAYREASSKRPTVRAVLDVIIDATSSAKLTAA; via the coding sequence GTGGATCTCACCCTCCGCCAGCTCCGCATGCTCCGCGAGGTCGCGGTCCGTGGCACCCTCGCTGCGGCGGCGGCATCGCTCGGCTACACCGCGTCGGCCGCGTCGCAGCAGATCGCGGCGCTCGAGCGGGCCACCGGCCAGCCCGTGCTCGAGCGGGTGGGGCGGGGCGTGCAGCTCACCGATGCCGGCCACGCCCTCGCCGCTCACGCCGAGGAGGTGCTCGGCACGATCGAACATGCCCAGGCCGCGCTCGAGGCCATCGGCGAGGAGCCGACCGGGACGGTGCGGATCTCCACCTTCGAGTCCTTCGCCTCGGCCCTGATGCCCGAGGTCGTCACCCGCCTCGCCGCCGAGCATCCGGGCGTCACCTTGCGATCCACCCAGCTCGACCCCGATGTGTCGCTCGAGGCCCTGCTGGCCGGCGCCATCGACATCGCCCTGGTGCTCGACTACCCCCACGCCCCCAGCCCCCGCCCGCGCGGAGCCCATCGCGAGACCGTGCTGACCGAGCCGTTCCGGCTGGCCGTGCCCGACCACCACCCCCTCACCGCACCGGTCGATCTCACCACGCTGACCGACGAGGTGTTCATCGCCGGAACCGCCGAGTCGAGCTGTCGCCGGTGCGTGGTCGGGGCGTGTCGGGAGGCGGGCTTCGAGCCCCGCGTGGCTCACGAGATCGACAACCTGCCGGCCACACTTCGCTTGGTGGCGGCAGGGGCGGGCATCACCCTGCTTCCCGAGCTGGCGTTGCACGACCGGCCGCCGGGGGTCCGGCTGCTCGAGATCACCCAGCCGGTGCAGCGCTCGGTCGAGGTGGCCTACCGCGAGGCGTCGAGCAAGCGCCCCACGGTTCGAGCGGTCCTCGATGTCATCATCGACGCGACATCCAGCGCGAAGCTCACCGCGGCCTAA
- a CDS encoding alpha-amylase family glycosyl hydrolase — protein MNDPASSRPWWRDAVVYQIYPRSFADANGDGVGDLAGIVERLDYLADLGVDALWLSPIFVSPMADFGYDVADHTRIDPLFGTDEDLDALIGGLHDRGMRLLLDWVPNHTSDQHPWFVESRAARDSPKRDWYVWRDPAPDGGPPNNWIAAFKGVPAWTFDEATGQYYLHSFLAEQPDLNWSNPQVETAMHDVLRHWLDRGVDGFRADVVHLIGKGTELPDLPEELRELLVISIDEPFTHELMRRIRSLLDSYPHQPMIVGEVYLLKPGQAATYLGDGDELHLAFDFRPVHTDWDAAAMRATIAATQSEFTEPHWPTWVLSNHDRRRHRTRFGSDDAARAAAVLSLTMRGTPFLYAGEELGLEDAVVPPDRVVDPDGRDGTRAPVPWTPDAGHGWGPDPWLPFPPDADTRAAAVQVGDPGSFHTLYRDLLALRRSSPALRRGAFEWLDAESPEVLAYRRSLGDEQLMVAVNIGAGPAHVGLGGTVVAASRADRPTGSFDGTLAANEAVVLEDRSR, from the coding sequence GTGAACGATCCAGCCAGCAGCAGGCCATGGTGGCGCGACGCTGTCGTGTATCAGATCTACCCGCGGTCGTTCGCGGACGCGAACGGCGACGGCGTGGGCGACCTGGCGGGCATCGTCGAGCGGCTCGACTACCTGGCCGACCTCGGTGTCGACGCGCTGTGGCTCTCCCCCATCTTCGTGTCGCCCATGGCCGACTTCGGCTACGACGTGGCCGACCACACCCGGATCGATCCGTTGTTCGGCACCGACGAGGATCTCGACGCGCTGATCGGGGGTCTTCACGACCGGGGCATGCGGCTCCTGCTCGACTGGGTTCCGAACCACACCTCCGACCAGCACCCGTGGTTCGTCGAGTCGCGGGCGGCGAGGGACAGCCCCAAGCGGGACTGGTACGTGTGGCGGGATCCGGCGCCCGACGGTGGTCCGCCGAACAACTGGATCGCCGCCTTCAAGGGTGTGCCCGCCTGGACCTTCGACGAGGCGACCGGGCAGTACTACCTGCACTCGTTCCTAGCCGAGCAGCCCGACCTCAACTGGTCGAACCCGCAGGTCGAGACGGCCATGCACGATGTGCTGCGGCACTGGCTCGACCGCGGGGTCGACGGGTTCCGGGCCGACGTGGTGCACCTGATCGGCAAGGGAACCGAGTTGCCCGATCTGCCCGAGGAGCTCCGCGAGCTGCTGGTCATCTCGATCGACGAGCCCTTCACCCACGAGCTGATGCGGCGGATCCGGTCCCTGCTCGACTCCTACCCGCACCAGCCGATGATCGTCGGCGAGGTCTACCTGTTGAAGCCCGGCCAGGCCGCCACCTATCTGGGCGACGGCGACGAGCTGCACCTGGCCTTCGATTTCCGTCCCGTGCACACCGACTGGGATGCCGCGGCCATGCGGGCCACGATCGCCGCCACCCAGAGCGAGTTCACCGAGCCGCACTGGCCCACATGGGTGCTGTCGAACCACGATCGCCGGAGGCATCGCACCCGTTTCGGGTCCGACGACGCGGCGCGCGCTGCGGCGGTGCTGTCGCTCACCATGCGGGGCACGCCCTTTCTCTACGCGGGCGAGGAGTTGGGGCTGGAGGACGCGGTGGTCCCGCCGGACCGGGTCGTCGATCCCGATGGGCGCGACGGCACCCGGGCCCCGGTCCCGTGGACACCCGACGCCGGCCACGGGTGGGGACCCGACCCGTGGCTCCCGTTCCCGCCCGATGCCGACACCAGAGCGGCCGCGGTGCAAGTGGGCGATCCGGGCTCGTTCCACACGCTCTACCGCGACCTGCTCGCGCTGCGGCGATCATCGCCCGCGCTTCGCCGAGGAGCGTTCGAATGGCTCGATGCCGAGTCGCCCGAGGTGCTCGCCTATCGACGCTCCCTCGGCGACGAGCAGCTCATGGTTGCGGTCAACATCGGGGCCGGGCCCGCACACGTCGGCCTGGGCGGAACGGTGGTGGCCGCCAGCCGCGCCGACCGCCCCACCGGATCCTTCGACGGCACCCTCGCGGCCAATGAGGCCGTGGTTCTCGAGGATCGATCCCGGTAA
- a CDS encoding amidohydrolase family protein, producing MSQVFDADSHVMEVEGWLPSFADPEIRERLAPLGLEKAGKGAAELMQSLPELWEKHKDEAIDASVISGPKGWQAPGALDTGVRSKVLDALQIDAQLVFPTFSLGHFARSKDRDVLYGGTRAMNRAMAAFCADDPRLLPVGYLPLNDPDRARQELDLAIQAGIKAVWVPSEAPGDFSPAHVDLDPVWARLAEAGIPFVLHVGGGKTLAKAFHNNGRPLPKDWLGGGENLRAKDLPVLHHSPEQFLASMVLDGTFERHPGLRGGAIELGASWVPTLLRNLDHAARTLGKREPLISELSLDPSDYLRRQVRFTPFPFEDTAWLVEQCGPELFCFSTDYPHPEGGRRPFEIFGEAMAGFDDNARERFFWRNGADLVGLG from the coding sequence GTGAGCCAGGTCTTCGACGCCGACAGTCACGTGATGGAGGTGGAGGGCTGGCTGCCGTCCTTCGCCGACCCCGAGATCCGCGAGCGCCTGGCCCCGCTCGGGCTCGAGAAGGCCGGCAAGGGCGCGGCCGAGCTCATGCAGTCGCTGCCAGAGCTGTGGGAGAAGCACAAGGACGAGGCGATCGATGCCTCGGTCATCTCCGGCCCCAAGGGCTGGCAGGCACCAGGCGCCCTCGACACCGGTGTGCGCTCCAAAGTGCTCGACGCCCTGCAGATCGACGCCCAGCTGGTCTTTCCCACCTTCTCGCTCGGCCACTTCGCCCGCAGCAAGGATCGCGACGTCCTCTACGGAGGCACCCGGGCCATGAACCGGGCGATGGCCGCGTTCTGCGCCGACGACCCACGACTGCTGCCGGTGGGGTACCTGCCGCTCAACGACCCCGACCGGGCCCGCCAGGAGCTCGACCTGGCCATCCAGGCCGGCATCAAGGCGGTGTGGGTCCCGTCCGAGGCACCCGGCGACTTCTCTCCCGCCCACGTCGACCTCGACCCGGTCTGGGCACGTCTCGCCGAGGCCGGCATCCCGTTCGTGCTGCACGTGGGGGGCGGCAAGACCCTGGCCAAGGCGTTCCACAACAACGGGCGCCCCCTGCCCAAGGACTGGTTGGGGGGAGGCGAGAACCTGCGGGCCAAGGACCTGCCGGTGCTGCACCACTCCCCCGAGCAGTTCCTCGCCTCGATGGTCCTCGACGGCACCTTCGAACGACACCCCGGCCTGCGCGGCGGCGCGATCGAGCTGGGCGCCTCGTGGGTGCCCACCCTGTTGCGCAACCTCGACCACGCCGCCCGAACCCTCGGCAAGCGCGAGCCGTTGATCAGCGAGCTGTCGCTCGATCCGTCGGACTACCTGCGCCGCCAGGTCCGCTTCACCCCGTTCCCGTTCGAGGACACGGCATGGCTGGTCGAGCAGTGCGGGCCCGAGCTGTTCTGCTTCTCCACCGACTACCCCCATCCCGAAGGTGGTCGCCGCCCGTTCGAGATCTTCGGCGAGGCCATGGCCGGCTTCGACGACAACGCCCGCGAGCGGTTCTTCTGGCGCAACGGCGCCGACCTCGTCGGACTGGGGTGA
- a CDS encoding GntR family transcriptional regulator: MVEFASIPKVDLSDAVVEQIRDAVLLGHLRPDDTLPSERELAVQLGVNRTTVREALLRLELLGLIDRGHGRLCRVLDFRRHGSTSLVPHLVRLRVEGAAESFVESIAVMYEGTVGLATVRATPDDLHTIERAVEELEDAIGCGDHHAIVVADREFHHAVAAASHSVVLELMTGNHYRTFDGAFDAAGRVKQSQVDELVDLHQRGRTLPHRRIFEAIAAGDEERARERAVALVTRSPRGRRSD, translated from the coding sequence GTGGTCGAGTTCGCCTCGATCCCCAAGGTCGACCTCTCGGACGCGGTCGTCGAACAGATTCGCGACGCGGTGCTGCTCGGCCACCTCCGCCCCGACGACACCTTGCCCTCCGAGCGCGAGCTCGCCGTCCAGCTCGGGGTGAACCGTACGACGGTCCGCGAGGCCCTGCTCCGCCTCGAACTGCTCGGGCTGATCGACCGCGGGCATGGCCGCCTCTGCCGGGTGCTCGACTTCCGGCGACACGGATCCACCTCGCTGGTCCCACACCTGGTTCGGCTCCGGGTCGAGGGGGCCGCCGAGTCGTTCGTCGAATCGATCGCGGTGATGTATGAGGGCACCGTCGGCCTCGCCACCGTTCGTGCGACCCCCGACGACCTCCACACCATCGAGCGAGCGGTCGAGGAACTCGAGGACGCCATCGGCTGCGGGGACCACCATGCGATCGTCGTCGCCGACCGCGAGTTCCACCACGCGGTCGCCGCGGCATCGCACTCGGTCGTGCTCGAGCTGATGACCGGCAACCACTACCGCACCTTCGACGGCGCGTTCGACGCTGCCGGCCGGGTGAAGCAGTCCCAGGTCGACGAGCTGGTCGACCTCCACCAGCGAGGCCGGACCCTGCCCCACCGGCGCATCTTCGAAGCCATCGCCGCCGGCGACGAGGAGCGGGCCCGCGAGCGAGCGGTGGCGCTGGTCACCCGGTCGCCGCGGGGGCGTCGCTCGGACTGA
- a CDS encoding LuxR C-terminal-related transcriptional regulator — translation MDESLPVGTVTLVLSDLEGSVRLWEQDRQAMATSVERVDSMVRSLAVRHEGVRPVEQGEGDSFVLAFSRPSAAVAFALAFQREVETEAWPGGLDLGFRLGVHTGEIELRDEGNYAGPTVNRCARIRDLGRGGQTLVSQPTRDLVLDSLPDGSVLEDLGSQVLRDLGRPERVYWLRHPDLAEVTVDRMSGACPGGVPAPATSFVGRTEEIASITRLLPTTRVLSLIGAGGSGKTRLAISVAAGERSRRDGGVRWVELGSVSDPALVETIVAEAIGLRPRPGRDPLPALVEALSPLDSLLALDNCEHLIEECARVVDELVRGCPDLVVLATSREPLGVMGETTFRVPSLAVPVGGQSAVADLESVDSVRLFVDRARQVRPGFSLTDDNAPAVAAICSRLDGIPLAIELAAARVRMLTPLQIAEGLDDRFRLLTGGGRSALPRQRTLEASVAWSYDLLTPSEQLVLAQLSVFAGSFTIEAAERVAGVVAREDSERGDRAFLDLLSSLVDRSLVHADLREDEARYRILETVRAFARERLAGLDDPDAARDRHLHYFIDLAASSREGLVSDAPRWLGRLGSALDDLRAAMDWAMASGRPLDVVAIVEASWGFWMVRCLFNETHRRLSEAATTGGDSEQDRAKALASASVLALMGGDFHAGFACADDAVAPAERSHDRLIAGRAHLYRAWCGYLGGLASTEDTEHDLDAASVELGEVGLADDRVRVDLYRGTLHAMAGRTSVGLTELERALEAAAAHDLTNLAAPVQVFMSQVLVLRGDLDRARREACEAVEKGRMIGFHAFVSAGLTRLAAAETFAGNSAASAAHLREALDVAKAENLVTFEMMAHQVAAHRAYRFDDFDSARRHAESAYAGSLDTGSRTFEAESRWVLGILDRLDGDTKSAWDHTMRARALSDDPRYAQVLAGASLTLSHLALDDGDLATAWEHAHESLEIASGAELLHDVADALEALAGLGLVTDRAEQAARLLGAADRLRNQIGIARFPFERDRYPQMVSTTRAMLGEQAFDQALAGGVSLAVGEAVAYARRGRGERVRAVTGWQSLTPAEGQVASLVAEGLTNAEVADRLFVSVNTVKTHLSHVFDKLGIGRRSELAAEVARRAS, via the coding sequence ATGGACGAGTCGCTTCCCGTGGGAACGGTCACCCTGGTGCTCTCCGATCTCGAGGGGTCGGTGCGCTTGTGGGAGCAAGACCGGCAGGCCATGGCAACGTCGGTGGAGCGAGTCGATTCGATGGTTCGTTCCCTGGCAGTCCGCCATGAAGGGGTGCGGCCGGTGGAGCAGGGTGAGGGTGACAGTTTCGTCCTGGCGTTCTCGCGCCCGTCCGCTGCGGTCGCCTTCGCTCTCGCCTTCCAGCGCGAGGTCGAGACCGAAGCCTGGCCGGGCGGGCTCGATCTCGGCTTCCGCCTTGGTGTGCACACCGGCGAGATCGAGCTTCGCGACGAAGGGAACTACGCCGGTCCCACCGTGAACCGGTGTGCCCGCATCAGGGATCTCGGGCGGGGCGGCCAGACCCTCGTCTCCCAACCCACGCGTGATCTGGTGCTCGACTCGCTCCCCGACGGGTCAGTCCTCGAGGACCTCGGCAGCCAGGTGCTCCGGGACCTCGGACGGCCCGAACGTGTCTACTGGCTTCGCCACCCGGATCTCGCCGAGGTCACCGTCGACCGCATGTCCGGAGCGTGCCCCGGCGGTGTCCCCGCGCCCGCCACGAGCTTCGTCGGTCGGACCGAGGAGATCGCTTCGATCACCCGCCTGCTCCCCACCACCCGCGTACTGAGCCTCATCGGAGCGGGCGGGAGTGGGAAGACCCGCCTGGCGATCTCGGTCGCCGCAGGTGAGCGGTCGCGGCGAGACGGGGGTGTTCGATGGGTGGAGCTGGGGTCGGTGAGCGATCCGGCGCTGGTGGAGACCATCGTCGCCGAGGCCATCGGCCTACGCCCCCGCCCGGGTCGGGACCCCTTGCCAGCCCTGGTCGAAGCGCTGTCCCCGCTCGATTCGCTGCTCGCGCTCGACAACTGCGAGCACCTGATCGAGGAGTGTGCACGAGTCGTCGACGAGCTCGTTCGCGGTTGCCCGGATCTCGTGGTGCTGGCCACCAGCCGAGAACCCCTCGGTGTCATGGGTGAGACGACCTTCAGGGTGCCCTCGTTGGCGGTCCCCGTCGGAGGTCAGTCCGCTGTCGCCGACCTCGAGTCGGTCGACTCGGTCCGGCTCTTCGTCGATCGAGCCCGCCAGGTGCGACCAGGCTTCTCGCTGACCGATGACAACGCGCCTGCGGTCGCTGCCATCTGCTCCCGATTGGACGGCATCCCGCTGGCGATCGAGCTGGCGGCAGCTCGGGTCCGCATGCTGACTCCCCTGCAGATCGCCGAAGGTCTCGACGACCGCTTCAGACTGCTGACCGGGGGTGGACGCAGCGCCCTCCCCCGGCAGAGGACCCTGGAGGCGTCGGTTGCATGGAGCTACGACCTGCTCACCCCGTCTGAGCAGCTCGTCCTCGCCCAGCTGTCGGTCTTTGCCGGCTCGTTCACCATCGAGGCCGCGGAACGAGTTGCAGGTGTCGTCGCCCGCGAGGACAGCGAGCGCGGCGATCGGGCCTTCCTCGACCTCCTCAGCTCACTGGTCGATCGCTCCTTGGTCCACGCCGACCTCCGTGAGGACGAGGCCCGTTACCGGATCCTCGAGACGGTGAGAGCGTTCGCTCGCGAGCGTCTCGCCGGGCTCGACGACCCCGATGCGGCTCGCGACCGCCATCTGCACTATTTCATCGATCTGGCGGCCAGCTCCCGTGAAGGTCTTGTGTCCGACGCCCCCCGATGGCTCGGCAGGCTCGGGAGTGCGCTGGACGACCTGCGCGCCGCGATGGACTGGGCGATGGCATCTGGCCGACCTCTTGACGTCGTGGCCATCGTCGAGGCCTCTTGGGGGTTCTGGATGGTGCGTTGCCTCTTCAACGAGACCCATCGCCGTCTGAGTGAGGCGGCAACGACCGGTGGCGACTCCGAACAGGATCGGGCGAAGGCGCTGGCGTCGGCGTCGGTGCTCGCCCTGATGGGAGGCGACTTCCACGCTGGATTCGCGTGCGCCGACGATGCAGTTGCGCCTGCCGAGCGATCTCATGACCGGCTCATCGCAGGTAGGGCCCACCTCTACCGGGCCTGGTGCGGCTACCTCGGCGGACTCGCCTCCACCGAGGACACGGAGCATGACCTCGACGCAGCGTCGGTCGAGCTTGGTGAGGTGGGCCTGGCCGATGATCGGGTGCGGGTGGATCTGTATCGCGGAACACTGCACGCGATGGCCGGCCGGACCTCAGTTGGTCTCACCGAGCTCGAGCGCGCGCTCGAGGCGGCCGCTGCGCACGACCTCACGAACTTGGCAGCACCTGTGCAGGTGTTCATGTCGCAGGTGCTCGTGCTCAGGGGAGATCTCGACCGGGCACGCCGTGAAGCCTGTGAGGCGGTCGAGAAAGGTCGCATGATCGGCTTTCATGCCTTCGTTTCGGCCGGTCTGACGCGTCTCGCTGCCGCCGAGACCTTCGCCGGGAACAGCGCAGCATCTGCTGCTCACCTCCGCGAGGCGCTCGACGTCGCCAAGGCCGAGAACCTCGTGACCTTCGAGATGATGGCGCACCAAGTTGCGGCCCACAGGGCGTACCGATTCGACGACTTCGACTCGGCTCGACGCCACGCCGAGAGCGCCTACGCCGGCTCGCTGGACACCGGTAGCCGGACTTTCGAAGCGGAAAGCCGGTGGGTCCTCGGGATCCTCGATCGGCTCGACGGCGACACCAAATCGGCATGGGACCACACCATGCGGGCCAGGGCCCTGAGTGACGATCCCCGATACGCCCAGGTCCTTGCTGGGGCGTCGCTGACGCTCAGTCACCTCGCGCTCGATGACGGTGACCTCGCCACAGCCTGGGAGCACGCCCACGAGAGCCTCGAGATCGCCTCGGGTGCCGAGCTCCTCCACGACGTGGCCGACGCCCTCGAGGCGCTCGCAGGTCTCGGGTTGGTCACCGATCGGGCCGAGCAGGCCGCTCGACTGCTGGGCGCCGCCGACCGCCTCCGCAACCAGATCGGGATCGCCCGCTTCCCGTTCGAACGGGATCGGTATCCACAGATGGTCTCGACCACCCGGGCCATGCTCGGCGAGCAGGCGTTCGACCAGGCGCTGGCCGGCGGTGTCTCCCTGGCAGTCGGTGAGGCGGTGGCCTATGCCAGGCGAGGTCGGGGTGAGCGCGTTCGCGCCGTGACCGGTTGGCAGAGCCTCACTCCAGCGGAGGGCCAGGTCGCATCGCTGGTTGCCGAAGGGTTGACCAACGCCGAGGTCGCGGATCGCCTGTTCGTGAGCGTCAACACGGTGAAGACCCATCTCTCCCACGTCTTCGACAAGCTCGGTATCGGCCGGCGCTCCGAGCTGGCGGCCGAGGTCGCTCGTCGGGCCAGCTGA
- a CDS encoding methyltransferase domain-containing protein — MTEQATTPAPTPDPTIDPSAVEAFAFQVGADLGAALGVLLAHLGDQLGLWRELSRSGQTTPDQLAVATGTNERMIREWLSAQAAAGYVTYDPATSQFELPAEHAMVLAEEQSPAFLGGGFQMVTGVYQRPHDALAALRTGTGLGWADHHHDMFEGVERTFRPTYEAALTTEWIPSLDGVEQRLAAGGRVADVGCGHGASTVLMAEAYPDATVVGCDKHPESIQVARGRAAERGLGDRITFDVASATELAGDGYDLITYLDCLHDMADPLGAVRHAATILAPGGSVMVVEPFAADRLEDNLNPVGRLYYSGSTLICTPSSLAEDGAALGAQAGEARLRSIFDHASYSSFRRVAETPLHIVYEARL; from the coding sequence ATGACCGAGCAGGCGACCACGCCAGCACCGACCCCCGACCCGACGATCGATCCCAGTGCCGTCGAAGCGTTCGCCTTCCAGGTCGGCGCCGACCTCGGGGCAGCGCTCGGGGTCCTCCTCGCCCACCTCGGCGATCAGCTGGGACTCTGGCGGGAGCTCTCCCGATCAGGCCAGACCACTCCCGACCAGCTCGCCGTAGCGACGGGGACGAACGAGCGCATGATCCGGGAGTGGCTGTCGGCCCAAGCGGCAGCGGGCTATGTGACCTACGACCCTGCGACAAGCCAGTTCGAGCTGCCGGCCGAGCATGCGATGGTGCTGGCGGAGGAGCAGAGCCCCGCGTTCCTGGGAGGTGGGTTCCAGATGGTGACCGGCGTGTACCAGAGGCCCCACGACGCGTTGGCGGCACTGCGCACCGGAACGGGCCTTGGGTGGGCCGACCATCACCACGACATGTTCGAGGGCGTCGAGCGGACCTTCCGCCCCACCTATGAGGCAGCGCTGACCACTGAGTGGATCCCCTCCCTCGACGGGGTCGAGCAACGCTTGGCTGCCGGTGGACGGGTGGCCGATGTCGGCTGCGGGCATGGTGCCTCCACCGTGCTCATGGCAGAGGCCTATCCCGATGCGACCGTCGTCGGGTGCGACAAGCACCCCGAGTCGATCCAGGTCGCCCGAGGCCGTGCCGCTGAGCGAGGTCTCGGCGATCGGATCACCTTCGACGTCGCCAGTGCGACCGAGCTCGCGGGTGACGGGTACGACCTGATCACCTATCTCGACTGCCTCCACGACATGGCCGATCCGCTCGGAGCGGTTCGCCACGCGGCGACGATCCTGGCGCCCGGCGGCTCGGTCATGGTGGTCGAGCCGTTTGCGGCCGATCGTCTCGAGGACAACCTCAACCCCGTCGGCCGCTTGTACTACTCCGGATCGACACTGATCTGTACCCCGTCATCGCTCGCCGAGGACGGAGCAGCGCTCGGGGCCCAGGCGGGGGAGGCCAGATTGCGGTCGATCTTCGACCATGCCAGCTACTCGAGTTTCCGCCGGGTCGCCGAGACGCCACTCCACATCGTGTACGAGGCGCGCCTGTGA
- the trxA gene encoding thioredoxin, whose product MTATVELTESNFEETISNNDIVLVDWWASWCGPCRVFAPIFEEAAEKHDDIVFGKVDTEANQALAGGAGIMSIPTLMVFRENVLVFNQAGALPQAALEDLISQVRDLDMDKVHQEVAAQSSS is encoded by the coding sequence GTGACTGCAACCGTCGAACTGACCGAATCGAACTTCGAAGAGACCATCAGCAACAACGACATCGTGCTGGTCGACTGGTGGGCGTCGTGGTGTGGCCCGTGCCGCGTGTTCGCCCCCATCTTCGAAGAGGCCGCCGAGAAGCACGACGACATCGTGTTCGGCAAGGTCGACACCGAGGCCAACCAGGCACTCGCCGGTGGAGCAGGGATCATGTCGATCCCCACGCTGATGGTCTTCCGTGAGAACGTGCTGGTGTTCAACCAGGCCGGCGCCCTGCCCCAGGCCGCCCTCGAGGACCTGATCTCGCAGGTGCGCGACCTCGACATGGACAAGGTCCACCAGGAAGTCGCCGCTCAGTCCAGTAGCTGA
- a CDS encoding fumarylacetoacetate hydrolase family protein, translated as MFRLANLDGRSVLVAVDHWYDLASLADAPALADPMVAISRFDELHAANERLAGADPGGLIEEVTLGPCVPRPQKVFAIGLNYRSHAAESNLEFPSAPVVFTKFPSCLAGPTAQIELGGDTVDWEVELVAVIGRGGRHIAEDRAWEHVAGLCLGQDVSDRTVQLTGNPAQFSMGKSFDTYGPIGPAVVSVDAFDDPDDIGLWCDVSRERMQDARTSDLIFAVPELIAYLSSICTLEPGDVVFTGTPAGVGGPRGRFLRDGDVVESGAEVIGELRNRCVTALGDAVP; from the coding sequence ATGTTCCGACTCGCCAACCTCGACGGCCGTTCTGTGCTGGTCGCCGTCGACCACTGGTACGACCTGGCGTCGCTCGCCGATGCCCCCGCCCTCGCCGATCCGATGGTGGCGATCTCCCGCTTCGATGAGCTGCACGCCGCGAACGAACGCCTGGCCGGCGCCGACCCGGGAGGCCTCATCGAGGAGGTGACGCTCGGGCCTTGTGTGCCCCGACCCCAGAAGGTCTTCGCCATCGGCCTCAACTACCGCTCGCACGCCGCCGAGTCCAATCTCGAGTTCCCATCGGCGCCGGTCGTGTTCACCAAGTTCCCCAGCTGCCTCGCGGGGCCCACCGCCCAGATCGAGCTCGGGGGTGACACCGTCGACTGGGAGGTCGAGCTGGTGGCGGTGATCGGCCGCGGTGGCCGCCACATCGCCGAGGACCGCGCGTGGGAACACGTCGCCGGGCTCTGCCTCGGCCAAGACGTCTCGGACCGGACCGTGCAGCTCACCGGCAACCCCGCGCAGTTCTCGATGGGCAAGAGCTTCGACACCTACGGGCCCATCGGCCCCGCCGTGGTGAGCGTCGACGCCTTCGACGACCCCGACGACATCGGGCTGTGGTGCGACGTCTCCCGGGAGCGAATGCAGGATGCCCGCACCAGCGACCTCATCTTCGCCGTACCGGAGCTGATCGCCTACCTGTCATCGATCTGCACGCTCGAACCCGGCGATGTGGTCTTCACCGGGACTCCCGCCGGTGTCGGAGGGCCCCGAGGCCGGTTCCTTCGCGACGGCGACGTGGTCGAGAGCGGTGCCGAGGTCATCGGCGAGCTGCGCAATCGCTGCGTCACCGCCCTCGGAGACGCTGTCCCCTGA